The nucleotide window TCATGATACTATGTTTGTTGCTGTTGACGGCCTGTGGGGAGCAACGGCATGCCGTAATTGAATGGGTGGACTTTATCAAGTGGAACAATGAGCAATACCATGGGATTTCAACAGGAACGCTGGCTGATCCAAGTTTAATAGGTGAGGAAGTCGGAAAAATAAAGTTCCGTATCAGCGACAATATTCATGACCCGGAATATAAAGCCAAAAATGGAGACGCAGCCTTTTTAGAAGCGGGTACGGTGCTGTATCAGGTAAAGGGTCATCCAGAATTGCTTGCAGTAAAGGACACTAAAAAAGTGAATGGATATTGTATATATTATAAAGATAAGTCTCTAGAGAACTATAAGTGGCATTATAAAGATATGCCAAAGCAGGAAGTACAGAAAATAACGGTGTACGCACGTGATAACGCAAACATACAGTTCATCCGTGAGATTACAGATCCAAGTGAAATAGAGAGAATGTTTAGCTTGCTAGAGGAAGGGCATGTGCAGGAGGTTGCGATCAGTGAGGAGGCTAAGGAATATGAAGTTAGCTTCTATACAAATGAGCCAGTTGCTTATACCTACTCCGTGTTTCAAAGTCAGGATCAATATTACTGGATGCCATGGGAGCAAGAGGTTTTGCCTGCTGAAATAGGAGAGTTCCTACAATAAACGCCATACAACTCGCCATCTTTCAAAGAGAAAGGTGCTTGTTCCCTTTCATTAAAGCATGTTTCTTTGTTATTCTCCCTACTGATAGGAATAGTGAGCTGGGGATGTTTTTTGTTAATACAGACCATGCTTTGGTTAAGTTAATGACTGAATTTTCTTTCTTTTAATGTTATAATATGTATAAAGGATTGTGTAGGGGGCCATCATGAAAAAATTTCTAGGAATTATTTTTACTATTTTCATTGAGGCAATGCTTGTATATGGTTTAACGAAGGTAGTCGGCTGGAAATATGAAGATCTTGCCTTTTTTGTGGGGCTTCTGTTTATTGTTATTACGTATTTCTTCAGCAGTAAGGGTGGTTTTTCTAGTAATAGTCTGCGCTTACAGGCGCAGGCACAGAGCGGGATTAAGGTGGATGAGGAGGAATATGAATTTCGAGCGAATGCGGTGTTCATTGGTTCTATTGTGTATACGATACTATCACTTTTCTATGTTATCGCAGCGTATTGGAAGTATTTTGCGTAAATAAATAGGGGTTAAAAATCAGTTTTTTTGAAAAATTCATTGTATATCTGTTTCTCCTCTGGTAAAATCATGTAAAGATTTGGAGGGATACATATGATACAATATCCAGCTTTAAGACATCGGACGCTTGGTGTTACTGCTCCTTCTTCAGGTGTACCAAAAGTGCTACATGAAATGTTTCGACTTGCATGCCGGCGTATGGAGGAGCGAGGTTTTCGAGTTGTATGCGGTGATACAGTGTGGACGCAGTATAAAGCAAAATCCGCTGATGCTAAACAGCGTGCTGACGAGTTTAATCGTATGATACGAGATCAAGAGACTACAATTATTATACCCCCTTGGGGCGGGGAATTACTTATAGAAATGTTAGAGTACGTTGATTTTAAAGGACTGCAGCCAAAATGGGTGCTAGGCTATTCTGATACGAGCTTATTGTTGCTGGCGCTTACGCTACAGACGGGTATAGCAACAGCGCATGGTACAAACCTCGTCGATTTGCGTGGTGAGCTCGTTGATGAAACAACAGCGATGTGGGAGCAGGTTGTTACGACAACAACTGGCGCATCAATTGTACAACATTCATCGAAACGTTATCAAAAAGAATGGAATCATGAAAATCCTTCACCTTGTGTATTTCATTTAACTGAGCAAACTGAATGGAAAACAATCACAGGAGACGATGTACATATAGAAGGTCGCTTGCTTGGAGGCTGTATTGATGTGATTCGTCATATCATTGGTACGCCTTTTGGTGATATAGCCAAATTTCAAAAAGAGCATATTCATGATGAACCGATTGTGTGGTATTTTGAAAACTGTGAATTGACTACGACTGATGTACGCCGAACGCTTGTACAGATGAAGCTAGCGGGATGGTTTGAGAACTGCAGTGGTATTTTGTTTGGCAGAAGCGCTGCGAACAAGGAAGTTGGCGGATACACTATTGAGGACGTGTATCGTGATTTACAAGATGAACTGCAGATTCCGATTGTCTATGATGTAGATTGCGGTCATGTGCCGCCGCAAATCACATTTGTAAACGGCGCTTACGCCGAAGTACAGGTAAGCAAGGGAAAAGGAACTGTTATACAGCATTTTAAAGCTTAGTATGGAAAAGGTCTTCTGATGAGAATGAGGACCTTTTTCGTTTATATAAAACGTAAGAGGAACACTCTGAATTGAATAAGAGGTAGAGAATACGAAACCAATTCTGTATAAAGGACGGAGAATATAAACTAATATCAAAGGAGTTCGTATGTACGCTATCATTGCATTATTTGATAAAGAAACACATCAACAAGTAATACGTATTTGGAATGAATTGGCTGGTTTACAGATTTCTCACTATGCAAAGGAGATAGAAAACAGACAGCCGCATATTACACTTGCAAGCTACGACAAGTTAGACGAAATCTCATTTATCAAAAGAATGGATATGTGTTACCAAGCGACACAGCGTGTACCGATTACACTGTGTACAATTGGTACATTTATATCCTCTGGAGCACTGTTTTGGGCACCGATACCGACGAAGGAGCTCCTGGACTTTCATAAACGGCATCATGATTTGCTGAGTGGTTTCGCTGCTGAGGAACCTTCTCTATATGAACCTGGACGCTGGGTGCCGCACTGTACGATTGCCAGCAGGCTAAAAGCGGACAAATTGGCGGAGGCGTTGTTGTATTGTACAAATAAGCTACCTGTACAGAACGCTTTTCTAACAAAGCTGGCGCTCATTCGCACTGAGAAAGTAAACGGAAAAATAGTAGCAGCACCAATAATTCAGGAATGGTCTTTAAAGGAGAGAGCATGAAGCGAAAGTATGGAGATCGAGCAGATTGGTCACGCATTATTAGTAAAGATTATCGAGTGTATGAGCGAAATACCAGTGTATTCACCGGTATAGTTTGTGAACTGTTTATCAGAGAAGTACGCGAGCCGCTTTGGATGCTGCAGGGAAATCGAAAGATATGCGTGGCAGATAACGGTTATACGTGGCTGCAGTATTTTCCAAAAGGAAAGCCCTACACAATTACTACTATGCTGGATGCTAATCGAAAAGTTGTACAGTGGTATATTGATATTTGCGAATCTCACGGTATTCGTGCAGATGGTGTACCGTGGTACGATGATTTGTATTTGGATGTGGTGTGTTTTCCTGATGGAGAAGCGGTGTTACTAGATGAAGATGAATTATGTGATGCGTTAGACGCAAATCTCATCACAAAAAAGCAATATGATTGTGCAGAGAAAACAGCACAAACTGTGCTCCGTATGTATCAGAATGGAGAGCTACAAGCGTTGCTAGATTTTACATCTGTTCCGTCATCGGTTCCATATGCCTTTTGTAAAAAAATTACGGCATGCTTTGGGGAGAAGGGCACACAATGGCTGATGCATCTAGATGATACGGTTCATACGTACGAGGAAAAATGGAGCCTTTATATAGGTGAACCAATATCAAATTTGTCTTATAACTATGTATTGCGCGCACAGATACACGGCGGAACACCGGTCATTTTAAAGCTAGGTATCCCTGGTCATGAATTTAATAACGAGGTTCAGACGCTACAAATCTATGAAGGTAAAGGATGCGCTCGGTTGCTTCAGGTAGATGCGGCGGGTGGTGCGATGCTTTTAGAATGTTTGGAACCGGGCGTAATGCTGCGAGAGGAGAAGGATGAAAGAACAGCCCTGTTACATTATGCAGAGGTGTGGAAGGCTTTACGCCGTCCATTACCATCACATATGTTAGTTCCAAAAGTAGCTGATTGGATGAAGGGGTTGGATCGTTTTTTACAAAATCAAACAGGAGACGCTACGATTTTAGTAGAACTTGTTTACAAAGCCAAGATGTTTTTTGGAGAAATTATTTCATCAGAGCCTGAAGAGCTATTGCACGGTGACCTCCATCATCAAAATATTTTATATACAAACGAAGGCTGGAAAGCAATTGATCCAAAGGGTTTGGCAGGAAGTCGTTATTTTGATGTTACATCCTTTTTGGTAAACGAGTTAAAGGATGTGAGCAATGCCAAAGCCGTGCTGAACGACCGTGTTTCGATGCTGAGCGAAGAGCTGCAGTTGAATCGAGAGCGGATATTGAAGGCCGGATTTGCGATGGCAATTCTGTATACCTGCTGGAATGTAGAAGAAAATAGTTTAGGGTGGAAGGATACATATGAATATGCAAATTGGTTTTTAACATTTTTGGAGGGATAAGGAGGAGATCATGTTGGAGAGGCGACTTTCTCTCATAGCCGCCAGCTGTCTTTTAACTGCAGGCTGCTTTGAAAAAGAGGTTAATCCTAGACCTGTTAAAACAAGCTCACAAGTACATGTGCCGGGGCAGTTGCCTTCGTTTGTCAAGCTAGAACATACCAAGAAAATTGATTGGAGCAAGAAGGTACAGCATTTCGCCTCTGAAAAAGTAGAACTAACAGGTAATCCGAATAAGTCGGCATATTTAGGGCCGCAGCTACAAGTGAATCAACCAGAAAAATGGATGTGGTTATTTTGGAAAGAGAGCGGAAGTCTGATGACAATAGCAGCCTTTCATAAGAACAGTGGCACTTTTGAGCCCATTTTATATGACGGTACCGAAGCTGCAATTTGGTCACGTAATGGGCTAGGCTCTGCGATACATGGTGCTAATTTACATACACCTTCTAATGTAATGCTTCCAAAGGCTGGAGAATGGGCATTATTAGTTTACATTGATCAAAAGTTGTTTGATGTGCTTCTAATAGATGTGATAGGGTAAAATAAAGTGACGACTGGCTGGTCTCTCACGCCTTTTATTAATTTCTATATCTTAAATGATTAAAAGGAAATCAATATTTTCCGTCTATCTTTTTCTCCATAAATGTTCCCAGCACAACTCCCAGCGTATACGCAAGCAAATCACTCCATAGAAAGCCGTGTCCTAGCACGAGAGCCAGCGGTGTTTGTCGCAGTTCTTGAATCCAATCAGCTTGATATAATTGACTCAGCTCAATGCCATAGCAAAACGATATACTTATCAGCATCATCGTTTTCGTTCGGTAGTGTGGAAACAAAATACCAAATCCAATAAAAATTAGTAAAGCCCATAACAAATCGCCAGCGTAGGTATTCACAAGAGCAGGCAAAGCAAAGCTGGACTTTCGGACAAGCAAACCCAGTCCCATTGTGAGAAACAGAAATAAGCTGTAGTACAATCTGTTACGCTTCATAAATATACCTCCAAATTAAGTAAGGGGATTCTATACAGAATCCCCAGAGTGTTGAGAAACCTAAAAGGTTTCTTAATACTCTGTCCCTAGTTTCAATTTTTATGGAAACTATGTCTGAAATGAAGTAAAAATAAACAGGAATTGCCCTTCATCTGACCTGTTTGGTCAGATGAAGGGCAATTTTTTTCATGTTTTGACAAGCTGCGGTGAGAAAAGCCTGCATTTGGACAGACTCCCGCCCTCGAAAACGTGCATACCGGTAGCCATGAAGTTCTTTCGCATCGGCAAAACTGCGCTCAATTGTAGAACAACGTAGCTTGTACAGACGCTTACCGGCACTTGTCTTTTTGTTGGCGCGAGCCAAGTCCTTATAATCCTCCCAAATATGTCGAGTAATGGTACGCGTTTTTTGTTGTTTAGAAAAACACTTGGGACGAAGAGGACAAGCCGCACAATCATCTGGATTCGATTTATATTGTCGATTTCCATCACGGTCTGTCGTCACATAAGATAAGATACAACCCATCGGGCAAGCAAAGCGATTTGACTCTTTTACATAATGAAAAGAACGTTTTGGTACCTCTTTATTTGTTTTTCCGAATCTACGATATCCCATGACCATAAAAATGTTTTGTTTCGCTAAATTTTTACAAATATGACCTGTAAAGTATCCCGCATCTAGTGCCACAGCTTCTACCTGAAATCCAAAGGTTTTTATTTGCGCTTTAAGACGTGCCAAATACGGCCCAGAATCGGATACATTCCCGGCCGTAATATATGTGTCTGTGATGATATTGTATTTTGCATCGACAGTGCGATGATCGAGGTAGTGAAACCCATTTGGTTTTCCGTCTCTCATTAGAAATCCACTGTCAGGGTCTGTTGTACTAGAACGGATATAAGTAGGTTGTTTGGCTTCGCCTTCCTTTCGAGGTTTTAGTTCTTTTTTCCGTTTGTTTGCCGATCCTCAGTTACAGCCTTTTCTAATTCTTCTAGATAGATTTTGGGCTGTTCTTTTTTTAGCTTTTGTACATACTTATTTTTATTTGCATTCGCCTTTACGTGCGTAGAATCTGTCATTAGAGCGCGACCGCCCACCATGCGGTGGGATTGAGCTTGTCTGACAATCTCTTGAAAGATGTCTTCAAAAATGGTTGTGTGAACAAAGCGAGTACGTCGGTTCCAACTAATAGTAGAGTGATCAGGAACAGGATCTGATAAAGAAAAGCCTAAAAACCACCGATACGCTAGATTCATTTTAATTTCTTTCTCTAACTGACGTTCGGAACGGATTCCATAAAAGTAACCGATAAAAATCATCTTGAATAAAGTGATGGGATGAATGGAAGGACGCCCATTATCTTCGCAGTAATACGGGCGAAGCTTTTCCTCAATAAAAGCAAAATCTATTGTGGCTTCTACAGCTCGTAAAAAGTGATCTTGTGGAACAAGCTCTTCGATTGAAGTCGTAACACGCTCATCTCGGTGATTTTTCAGTGCACCCATCATATCAAATCTCTCCTTCTCTCCTTTTTAATCAGTTTGCACAGTGGAAAGAAGTCATAAACATAAAAAACGGCTGTGGAGAACACTTTCTCCACAGCCTGGGGATTCTATACAGAATCCCCGAATTTTATAGATTTTGAAATTCTTTAAGTTTTTTAGTAAGAGCTGTGTAAAAGGCTTCCGGATCGTCAGGGCGAATATGTGCCTTCGTTATTGCTTTTGTAAAGCCATACATGAGCTTAGCCTGTTGTGGTGTATAAAATTCAATTTCGAATGCGGGTTTCTCACGAATAAAATCAGGTGCTAAGCCATCAAATACTGTTTTTTCTTCTTGCTTGGACAAACGTTCCGGTCCGTCGTAACGCACGATTTGTTTGATTTCAGAAAGGGGAACAGTCAGCCTTTTAGTTAGACCCACCTGCAGGTGAAGTGTATGTTGTGTAATCGTAAACGGGCACAAACGCGTAGCTTGTATTTGTGCTAGGAAAAACAAAACGGTGTATACATTTAGTACTAACGTTACGATAGATAGAACAGGACTGATGCTGTGAAGGATAAAGTGCAGTCCAACTGTTTCAATTACCATCGCATGAATTAGCATAACATATAGTGCAATCATACTGGTTTTTTGATGATACGTAAATTGAAGCGGTGCTGGCGATACAGCTTTTCGCCAAGAAAATAAACTATAATACACCATAGCTAATTCTGCGTAATACACATCTAGTATCCGAGAAGATTTTAAGTGTGCGGCAGAGGAGGATTCTAGTCGTTGCTCAAATGTTAATGTATTCGTTTGTGACTTAAAACTCCTTATAACACGAGGGATTTTGGTAATAATTTTGTATAAAATGTATAGTTCTAATAGGAGAAACGCGCCCTCTCCTGCAAATAAAATATACCTGAGAAAAGAATAAGATGTAAGGTGATGAGCAGGAATAATAAGATGAGCGATACCATAGCCAACAATTGCAACAAGGGGAATATATTTTAACGAATATCGTTTTCGTATAACAAAGAAGTACGTGAGTAAAGGGATAACAACAATAAAGTCAAGGAGAGAACCAACGGCAACTGCGGGTGTAACAGGTTGAAGCGCTTCTAATTGATAAACGAGAATGTTAGAGCTAACAATGAGAACCGTGAACGCTGCGAACCAACATAGTTTTTTTATAGATAAAGAGCTTGTCATAGTGTACCTCCTTACGTGTATTTTCACTATATTTATAGTATATACTGTAAAGTGAATGTTTTATATTGGAAAAAGGTGATGTTTGTGATAAATATTTGTAATTTAATGGTATAATTAGGTTGGAAATAACACGAGAAATACTCATTAACATCGTATATGAAAGATGAATGAAGCAAGACGCGGGAGGTTGAGAGGTTTGTTTATTACAGCTGAACACATAAGGAAAAGCTATGGAGAGCAGCTTGTTTTACAAGATGTTAGTTTTGCTGTGAAAGAGGGAGAGACGGTTGGGTTACTTGGACCGAATGGTTCTGGTAAAACGACCATTATTCGATTGTTAAATGGCGTTATTGATGCAGATGGAGGCAGCATCCTTGTTGGAAATTGGAATCCTGTTACAAACGGACATGAAATTCGGCGCATGAGTGGTATTTTAACGGAAAGTGCGGGCTTATATTACGAGCTGAGTGGACTTGAAAACTTGAAATTTTTTGCAAAGCTATACGGAATGTATGACGAAAGAAGAATACAAATGCTATTAGAAGAATTTCAGTTAGCGAATCATCAGCATAAAAAGGTCGGAACATACAGCACCGGGATGAAGCGGCGCCTCGGGATGATTAAATCCATTTTGCATAGACCATCTTTATTGTTTTTAGATGAACCAACAAATGGATTGGACCCAGAAGGCATTCAGCTTGTTATGCAGTATATTCGTAGGCTTAGCAAGGAAGAGGGCACGACTATTTTGATTTGCTCACATATTTTGCATCAAATGGAGACGGTGTGCGATACATATTTATTCTTGGAGCAAGGACGCATTTTGGAAAGTGGTACAAAATCTGAGCTGGAAGCACGTCATGTGCAGCAAATTAGCGTTAAAGTTGAAACTGGCTTGGCTGGGTCAGGACAATATGCTGGCTATTCGTACGAAAGAGTAAATCATGAAACAGTGCGTTTCGAGTTACCAAGTAAAGATGCAATTACGAACTTGCTTGCTGCTTTGACAAAGGAAACATGGGTACATCAGGTGGAAATTGAAAATCGTGATTTAGAATCGTTGTATTTTGCAATCAGGAGGGGAAAACATGAATAGGACGGTAATCTGGACGATTGCAAAAAAAGACATGAAGGCCATTACGTCCAATAGTCAGATTTGGCTGGGGATGGTTCTGTTGCCGTTTATTGTATGCGTCATTTTGCCGCTTGTATTAACCCTAACGGCGAAATACGCACCCATTGATAAAGATATTGAAATGTTTGTGAAAACGATTATGGGCGCTTTACCGCAAGGTGAAACAAGGCAGATGCTAGAAGAATTACCGAGTATGAATCATCAAATTGTATATGTGATGACAAATTATATGCTTGGTTCCTTGTTTTTGTTGATTCCGTGTCTTAACGCCATGATGGTCGCCGCCAACAGCTTTGTAGGCGAAAAGGAGCGTCGTACACTAGAGAGTCTTTTGTTTGCGCCAATTAGAATAAAGGAGCTATTTATCGGAAAAGTGTTGTCTGCATTCATTCCGGCAGTTTTGATTTCCTTTGTAAGCTTTCTGTTATTCGGTATAGTCATTACATTGGCGACGATAGGTATGTTTGAGTCGCGTATCTTTCCAAATGCAAATTGGCTGCTCCTTGTATTTTGGGTAGCACCCCTTGTGGCTTTGCTAACAATTTTAATTAACGTATTAATATCGGCACGTGTACAAAGTTTTCAGGCAGCACAGCAGCTCGGTAGTACTGTTGTCATTCCAATCATTGCTTTAGTTGTTGCACAGGCGACTGGGCTATTACTATTAAATCCCGTCATATTATTCATTATAGGAGTGGTTTTATTGGTCGGAAATATCTTTGTATTAAATAAAATTGCCAAGTACAACAATCGAAATACCTTATTTGAAAAACAAATGTGAGCAGGTTGTTTGCTATAAAATAAAAAAGCCATCGTTTGGCTTTTTTATTTTGTATTTGGATACATCGCAAAAAACTCATCTATATAAGCAATGAATTCATCAGGTTTTTGACGAAATGGTGCATGAAAGCCTTCTTCAATAATGCGCAGCTCGCTGTTTGGAAGCAAGCGATCATATGTTTCGCCATCCTGCCATGGCACGCTGCTGTCTTTTCGCCCCCAAACAATGAGGGTTGGAACAGTAAGCTCTTTTGCGGGAATTTGCAGACGGCGGGAACGTTGTTTATGAAGCTCAATATGATGGGCATTATCGTTACGATTATTGCGAACCTGATTCAAATCATATGCTTTCATATCAGAAACAGTAGTAAGCTCGGTGCTGAGATTCGGTTTTTTACTGCCTTTTCCTGTAGTAAGTGTTTCGACTCCTGGTGCATCAGATAAAATTAGATGCGTTACCGCTTCTGGATAAAGGTAACTTAAATTCATAACAATCTCACCACCCATAGAGTGTCCTAGGGTTGAAAATTTCACGTACCCTAATTTAAGCATAAGTTTATAATATATATTTGCTTGTGCAGGAAAGGAGTAGCGGAAGTCAGTTGGCTTAGAAGATCTTCCAAACCCTAATATATCAACAGAAATAATGGTAAAACGCTTTGCCAAAGCGGGGTAAATTTTTTTGAAGCCGTCAGATGAGCCGCCGTAGCCATGAAGCATTAAAAGCGGCGGCTTGTCGTCCCCAATTTTCTTAAAGTAAATCGTTTGTCCATCAATGTCCATGATTTTCTCTTCTATCCTAAAGGTTTCCGGGGGTTGTTTGATGCTAGGAGTAGAAGGCGGTGTTTTACAGCCTACCATCAGTAAGAGACACAATCCAATCAACCATTTTTTCACAAACTTCACCTCGTGTACACGATATAATTAGCTACAGTTTAGCAGTAAAACAGGTATGTAAACAAATTTCAGGTTTTAAATGTTTCTTTTTTCTTAGACTGTGCTAAAGCCTAATGTTGATTATTTTCACTTGTTGATGGGAGTAAAGGGGTCGAGACTCCTGCGGGCAAAATGAGTCAAAGGGAGACCCCGCAGGCGCATAGCGCTGAGGAGGTCCCTGACTCCCCGCGGAAAGCGAGCATCTGTAACGGAAATCAGCAGCAAGCTTTAACGGAGCCTTTCCTTAAGAAACTCTTAAGAAATTCCCTAAATAGATATTAAGATTTATCTCTTACACTACATACATGGTGTTGCTTTAAAAGTAACTTGATAGCGACGCGTGATACACAATTAATAATGTGCTGTTCTAGAAAGAGGTGTTTAGCAAAATATGGAGAATTAAAGATAGGTTGTCGAAAAAAGAAGGGAGAAATTATCTATGCAATTATCGCTGCAACCTATGACGAAAGAGACATTTCAAGTATTTTTACAGGAAGAAATTCAAAGCTACGCCCAAAGTATTGCCAAAAGCATGTTGTTGACGGAGGAGCAAGCTTTGCAGCGCTCGAAAGAACAAATCAATAAGTTATTACCAGATGGCCACCTGACAAAGCATCATTATTTATTTGATGTAGTGGGTGAAAAACAGGTTGGGAATGTATGGGTTTTTCTGGATCAAGAGAAAAAAAGAGCGTTTTTATACAACATTCGATTAGTAGAAGAAGAACGGGGAAAAGGTTATGGCCGCATGACCATGACTTTGCTAGAAGAATGGGTAAAAGAACAAGGTATGATGCATTTAGCGCTACATGTGTTTTCTTATAACACGGTTGCTCGTAATTTGTATGAAAGCCTTGGTTTTGAAGTAGCAAGTTTAAATATGTTAAAGACATTGTCGTAAATAGAAGGGAGTAGTATGCATGATTGAAATGAAACATATATCACATTCTTTTCGCATTGGAAGAAAAGGAAAAGAACAAATCATTTCTGTATTACGAGAGGTTTCGTTAACGATACATAAAGGTGAAGTTGTGACGATTGTCGGCAAAAGTGGATCGGGGAAATCGACCCTGCTAAATTTACTTTCCGGATTTATTT belongs to Ectobacillus sp. JY-23 and includes:
- a CDS encoding S66 peptidase family protein, with product MIQYPALRHRTLGVTAPSSGVPKVLHEMFRLACRRMEERGFRVVCGDTVWTQYKAKSADAKQRADEFNRMIRDQETTIIIPPWGGELLIEMLEYVDFKGLQPKWVLGYSDTSLLLLALTLQTGIATAHGTNLVDLRGELVDETTAMWEQVVTTTTGASIVQHSSKRYQKEWNHENPSPCVFHLTEQTEWKTITGDDVHIEGRLLGGCIDVIRHIIGTPFGDIAKFQKEHIHDEPIVWYFENCELTTTDVRRTLVQMKLAGWFENCSGILFGRSAANKEVGGYTIEDVYRDLQDELQIPIVYDVDCGHVPPQITFVNGAYAEVQVSKGKGTVIQHFKA
- a CDS encoding 2'-5' RNA ligase family protein; protein product: MYAIIALFDKETHQQVIRIWNELAGLQISHYAKEIENRQPHITLASYDKLDEISFIKRMDMCYQATQRVPITLCTIGTFISSGALFWAPIPTKELLDFHKRHHDLLSGFAAEEPSLYEPGRWVPHCTIASRLKADKLAEALLYCTNKLPVQNAFLTKLALIRTEKVNGKIVAAPIIQEWSLKERA
- a CDS encoding aminoglycoside phosphotransferase family protein; this encodes MKRKYGDRADWSRIISKDYRVYERNTSVFTGIVCELFIREVREPLWMLQGNRKICVADNGYTWLQYFPKGKPYTITTMLDANRKVVQWYIDICESHGIRADGVPWYDDLYLDVVCFPDGEAVLLDEDELCDALDANLITKKQYDCAEKTAQTVLRMYQNGELQALLDFTSVPSSVPYAFCKKITACFGEKGTQWLMHLDDTVHTYEEKWSLYIGEPISNLSYNYVLRAQIHGGTPVILKLGIPGHEFNNEVQTLQIYEGKGCARLLQVDAAGGAMLLECLEPGVMLREEKDERTALLHYAEVWKALRRPLPSHMLVPKVADWMKGLDRFLQNQTGDATILVELVYKAKMFFGEIISSEPEELLHGDLHHQNILYTNEGWKAIDPKGLAGSRYFDVTSFLVNELKDVSNAKAVLNDRVSMLSEELQLNRERILKAGFAMAILYTCWNVEENSLGWKDTYEYANWFLTFLEG
- a CDS encoding DUF4871 domain-containing protein encodes the protein MLERRLSLIAASCLLTAGCFEKEVNPRPVKTSSQVHVPGQLPSFVKLEHTKKIDWSKKVQHFASEKVELTGNPNKSAYLGPQLQVNQPEKWMWLFWKESGSLMTIAAFHKNSGTFEPILYDGTEAAIWSRNGLGSAIHGANLHTPSNVMLPKAGEWALLVYIDQKLFDVLLIDVIG
- a CDS encoding DUF2809 domain-containing protein, translated to MFMKRNRLYYSLFLFLTMGLGLLVRKSSFALPALVNTYAGDLLWALLIFIGFGILFPHYRTKTMMLISISFCYGIELSQLYQADWIQELRQTPLALVLGHGFLWSDLLAYTLGVVLGTFMEKKIDGKY
- a CDS encoding IS1182 family transposase (programmed frameshift), with the protein product MMGALKNHRDERVTTSIEELVPQDHFLRAVEATIDFAFIEEKLRPYYCEDNGRPSIHPITLFKMIFIGYFYGIRSERQLEKEIKMNLAYRWFLGFSLSDPVPDHSTISWNRRTRFVHTTIFEDIFQEIVRQAQSHRMVGGRALMTDSTHVKANANKNKYVQKLKKEQPKIYLEELEKAVTEDRQTNGKKELKPRKEGEAKQPTYIRSSTTDPDSGFLMRDGKPNGFHYLDHRTVDAKYNIITDTYITAGNVSDSGPYLARLKAQIKTFGFQVEAVALDAGYFTGHICKNLAKQNIFMVMGYRRFGKTNKEVPKRSFHYVKESNRFACPMGCILSYVTTDRDGNRQYKSNPDDCAACPLRPKCFSKQQKTRTITRHIWEDYKDLARANKKTSAGKRLYKLRCSTIERSFADAKELHGYRYARFRGRESVQMQAFLTAACQNMKKIALHLTKQVR
- a CDS encoding ABC transporter ATP-binding protein; the protein is MFITAEHIRKSYGEQLVLQDVSFAVKEGETVGLLGPNGSGKTTIIRLLNGVIDADGGSILVGNWNPVTNGHEIRRMSGILTESAGLYYELSGLENLKFFAKLYGMYDERRIQMLLEEFQLANHQHKKVGTYSTGMKRRLGMIKSILHRPSLLFLDEPTNGLDPEGIQLVMQYIRRLSKEEGTTILICSHILHQMETVCDTYLFLEQGRILESGTKSELEARHVQQISVKVETGLAGSGQYAGYSYERVNHETVRFELPSKDAITNLLAALTKETWVHQVEIENRDLESLYFAIRRGKHE
- a CDS encoding ABC transporter permease subunit produces the protein MNRTVIWTIAKKDMKAITSNSQIWLGMVLLPFIVCVILPLVLTLTAKYAPIDKDIEMFVKTIMGALPQGETRQMLEELPSMNHQIVYVMTNYMLGSLFLLIPCLNAMMVAANSFVGEKERRTLESLLFAPIRIKELFIGKVLSAFIPAVLISFVSFLLFGIVITLATIGMFESRIFPNANWLLLVFWVAPLVALLTILINVLISARVQSFQAAQQLGSTVVIPIIALVVAQATGLLLLNPVILFIIGVVLLVGNIFVLNKIAKYNNRNTLFEKQM
- a CDS encoding alpha/beta fold hydrolase, yielding MVGCKTPPSTPSIKQPPETFRIEEKIMDIDGQTIYFKKIGDDKPPLLMLHGYGGSSDGFKKIYPALAKRFTIISVDILGFGRSSKPTDFRYSFPAQANIYYKLMLKLGYVKFSTLGHSMGGEIVMNLSYLYPEAVTHLILSDAPGVETLTTGKGSKKPNLSTELTTVSDMKAYDLNQVRNNRNDNAHHIELHKQRSRRLQIPAKELTVPTLIVWGRKDSSVPWQDGETYDRLLPNSELRIIEEGFHAPFRQKPDEFIAYIDEFFAMYPNTK
- a CDS encoding GNAT family N-acetyltransferase, whose translation is MQLSLQPMTKETFQVFLQEEIQSYAQSIAKSMLLTEEQALQRSKEQINKLLPDGHLTKHHYLFDVVGEKQVGNVWVFLDQEKKRAFLYNIRLVEEERGKGYGRMTMTLLEEWVKEQGMMHLALHVFSYNTVARNLYESLGFEVASLNMLKTLS